The following coding sequences lie in one Spinacia oleracea cultivar Varoflay chromosome 1, BTI_SOV_V1, whole genome shotgun sequence genomic window:
- the LOC110800143 gene encoding probable disease resistance protein At4g27220 isoform X1 yields the protein MEKMSSKEKGVASNRKSYEHLWQQDRNSPIKRKRSNPQTTEVVVPELLDDGYSWRKYGQKEILGSKYPRSYFRCTYKEEGCAAVKKVQRIDDGDAYQISYKGLHTCSNGKKIMPFAAGSTSGASDSQPFKISFGMDEYRPLEVPTALTMTESFTITGIPFFGSKGTNTPDSEREALKSSQIHNADVTNQTRQEESIIPLTTISNKSSKPVSTDSTFSENDKRKKEGEIKTSSTHCRLRNLGGDPDFNSLPTVKYSASTDCNLQKLLSAFRDVEVKKIGICGTGGIGKTTLMKSFLSRNFIKRLFDLVLWVTIPRCSSRRTIQNSLVQQLSLNVPKIKSDDEVAMILLQTLLARKFVLFLDNVSEYIDIPMVGIPVGNLDNDYMIILTTRSVNICEAMEVDRIIEAEVLTREESLQLFRFHVGHLMDSEDIEPYGRAIVNECSGLPLVIKVAGSALRMDDSIFAWKHTLKEILLTNSLRVLKIGYDRLKDNDNRSSFLYTALFTESKAVKISSLIEYLVDEGIVAGSTSDARRRGHDIIKHLIDVSLLQCSNDGLMVEMHGFLHDLALVILSDAKGLQMLLSRYFRSILSQKNLLSLISNPTFVQPESSEREKVSPSDGHRSILKAGEDLSEPPLEEAWEEAKMVFLMDNTLSNLPKRPACSKLLTLFLQRNSSLRVIPPSFFENMSSLQILNLSKTRIKSLPQSLSKLECLQVLILRNCERLLFLPPAIVALKNLLVLDVHGTEICQLPDQICELVCLVHLEVCFYGSMDEDECAMLPSQLISKGIFSKLIKLKELSINVYPGDPRWSKIASDVTTEVSNLKLCSLSFHFPEAKHLEYFINASPAWLHRTLTRFDFVVGHDVKRVVSRVSDDLEHEYHQQDRCLRFVDGDDMPDAVRKVLSQATAFYVDHHLTAQSLTQFGRATINDLKFCVVRDCPKLKAIVNTTKLTGNCFPFLELLSIHNSWNLSWIWMGPVRAGSLSMLKRISIHSCPKLEFILCRSMVAVLSNLEELIVEDCQSLKNVIRNKDQSSADDDSDFSESNVADFNSISGDVVAKDQMEVDPPDSAELRIKVLKLHYLPKLVNIWDGGDFPCLEYFSVYNCPRLKNLGLKYQDEVTIKEIKAETCWWNGLEWGDPALLPKLQVRFKEIQPDDIWDTT from the exons ATGGAGAAGATGAGTAGCAAGGAGAAAGGTGTGGCTAGCAACAg AAAATCTTATGAGCACTTATGGCAACAGGATCGAAATTCCCCAATCAAACGTAAACGAAGCAACCCACAAACAACCGA GGTTGTCGTTCCGGAACTTTTGGATGATGGATATTCTTGGAGGAAATACGGGCAAAAAGAGATATTGGGATCGAAATATCCACG GAGCTATTTTAGATGTACATATAAGGAAGAAGGTTGTGCGGCTGTGAAGAAGGTGCAGAGAATTGATGATGGCGATGCTTACCAAATTTCCTATAAGGGCCTCCATACTTGCTCTAATGGAAAAAAGATTATGC CTTTTGCAGCAGGAAGCACCAGTGGAGCCTCAGACTCACAACCTTTCAAGATATCCTTTGGCATGGATGAATACAGGCCACTGGAAGTTCCAACTGCATTGACAATGACAGAGTCCTTTACTATTACAGGAATTCCGTTTTTTGGTTCAAAAGGCACCAATACTCCTGATAGCGAGAGAGAAGCATTGAAAAGTTCTCAAATTCACAATGCTGATGTAACTAATCAAACTAGACAAGAAGAATCCATCATACCATTAACTACTATCTCTAATAAATCAAGTAAGCCGGTATCAACTGACTCAACGTTTAGTGAAAATGACAAGAGAAAGAAAGAGGGAGAAATCAAAACCAGTTCGACTCATTGTCGCTTGAGAAATTTAGGAGGGGACCCGGACTTCAATTCTTTGCCAACAGTGAAGTACAGTGCATCAACTGATTGCAATCTGCAAAAATTACTATCAGCTTTCAGGGATGTAGAAGTCAAGAAGATCGGCATATGTGGAACTGGTGGTATAGGGAAAACAACATTGATGAAATCATTTCTCTCACGCAATTTTATAAAGAGGTTGTTTGACTTGGTTCTTTGGGTGACTATACCAAGATGTTCTTCTCGAAGAACAATACAGAATTCATTAGTTCAGCAGTTATCTTTAAATGTGCCAAAGATCAAGTCTGATGATGAAGTTGCTATGATCCTTCTTCAGACTCTTCTAGCAAGAAAGTTCGTTTTGTTTTTAGATAACGTATCGGAGTATATCGATATTCCAATGGTGGGAATTCCTGTCGGCAATCTAGATAATGACTATATGATAATATTGACTACCAGATCAGTCAATATTTGTGAAGCCATGGAAGTGGATAGAATTATCGAAGCTGAGGTTTTAACTAGGGAAGAATCATTACAATTGTTCCGTTTTCATGTGGGTCATCTCATGGATTCTGAAGATATTGAGCCCTATGGTCGGGCAATTGTTAATGAGTGTTCTGGTTTACCATTGGTGATTAAAGTTGCTGGAAGTGCCTTGAGAATGGATGATAGTATTTTTGCATGGAAGCATACATTAAAGGAAATATTATTGACAAATAGCCTCCGGGTACTCAAAATTGGATATGATAGGCTCAAAGATAATGACAATAGAAGTTCCTTTCTCTATACCGCCTTATTCACAGAAAGCAAAGCGGTTAAAATTTCTTCTCTGATAGAGTACTTGGTGGATGAAGGAATTGTTGCAGGGAGTACCTCTGATGCACGTAGAAGAGGACATGATATTATTAAACATCTCATTGACGTCTCTTTGTTACAGTGCAGTAATGATGGTTTGATGGTTGAAATGCATGGTTTTCTACACGATTTGGCATTAGTAATCCTGTCAGATGCAAAAGGGTTACAAATGCTATTGAGTCGTTATTTTAGGTCAATACTGTCACAGAAAAATCTTCTGTCTCTCATAAGCAATCCCACATTTGTGCAACCCGAAAGTAGCGAAAGAGAAAAGGTCTCACCTTCAGACGGCCACCGTTCTATTCTAAAAGCAGGTGAGGATCTCAGTGAACCACCTTTGGAGGAAGCATGGGAAGAAGCAAAGATGGTCTTTTTGATGGACAATACATTGTCGAATCTACCAAAAAGGCCTGCCTGCTCAAAATTATTAACATTGTTCCTCCAACGAAATAGCAGCTTGAGAGTCATTCCTCCATCTTTCTTCGAGAATATGTCTTCTCTGCAAATTCTGAACCTGTCCAAAACCAGAATAAAATCTTTACCACAGTCCCTGTCAAAACTTGAATGCTTACAGGTATTGATACTCCGGAACTGTGAACGTTTGCTTTTTCTTCCCCCTGCAATTGTGGCTCTTAAAAATCTCTTAGTTCTTGATGTACACGGTACAGAAATATGCCAGCTTCCTGATCAAATATGTGAGTTGGTTTGTTTAGTTCACCTGGAAGTATGCTTTTATGGATCCATGGATGAGGATGAATGTGCCATGCTGCCATCACAGTTGATCTCAAAGGGTATATTTTCCAAACTTATTAAGTTAAAGGAGCTCAGCATTAATGTATATCCGGGAGATCCAAGATGGAGTAAGATTGCATCAGATGTAACAACTGAAGTGAGCAACTTAAAATTATGTTCCCTGTCTTTCCACTTTCCTGAAGCCAAACATCTCGAGTATTTCATCAATGCAAGTCCAGCTTGGCTGCACCGAACTTTGACTCGCTTCGATTTTGTTGTGGGCCATGATGTCAAGCGTGTTGTCTCTCGTGTTTCTGATGACCTTGAACACGAGTATCATCAACAAGACCGGTGCTTGAGGTTTGTTGATGGTGATGATATGCCTGATGCAGTTCGTAAAGTGCTTTCTCAAGCTACAGCATTCTACGTCGATCATCACCTAACTGCTCAGTCCTTGACACAGTTCGGACGGGCTACTATCAATGATCTAAAGTTCTGTGTAGTGAGAGATTGCCCGAAACTAAAAGCAATAGTAAACACCACAAAACTGACAGGAAATTGCTTCCCGTTTCTGGAGCTCTTAAGCATCCACAATTCTTGGAACTTGAGTTGGATTTGGATGGGTCCTGTTCGAGCTGGAAGTCTATCGATGCTGAAACGAATATCAATACATTCTTGCCCAAAACTAGAATTCATTCTGTGTCGTTCCATGGTTGCTGTTCTTTCCAACTTAGAGGAGTTGATTGTTGAGGATTGTCAATCTTTGAAAAATGTCATTAGAAACAAGGATCAGAGTTCTGCTGATGATGACAGTGACTTTTCTGAATCTAATGTTGCCGATTTCAACTCCATTAGTGGAGATGTTGTTGCAAAAGACCAAATGGAGGTTGACCCTCCTGATTCTGCAGAACTTAGGATAAAGGTACTGAAACTTCATTATCTTCCCAAATTGGTCAACATTTGGGATGGTGGTGATTTTCCCTGTTTAGAGTATTTCAGCGTCTATAATTGTCCTAGATTGAAGAATCTGGGTCTAAAATATCAAGACGAGGTCACCATAAAGGAGATCAAAGCTGAAACTTGCTGGTGGAATGGTTTGGAATGGGGAGATCCTGCATTGCTACCAAAACTACAGGTTCGTTTTAAGGAAATCCAGCCTGATGATATATGGGACACCACGTAG
- the LOC110800143 gene encoding probable disease resistance protein At4g27220 isoform X3 — MEKMSSKEKGVASNRKSYEHLWQQDRNSPIKRKRSNPQTTEVVVPELLDDGYSWRKYGQKEILGSKYPRSYFRCTYKEEGCAAVKKVQRIDDGDAYQISYKGLHTCSNGKKIMRSTSGASDSQPFKISFGMDEYRPLEVPTALTMTESFTITGIPFFGSKGTNTPDSEREALKSSQIHNADVTNQTRQEESIIPLTTISNKSSKPVSTDSTFSENDKRKKEGEIKTSSTHCRLRNLGGDPDFNSLPTVKYSASTDCNLQKLLSAFRDVEVKKIGICGTGGIGKTTLMKSFLSRNFIKRLFDLVLWVTIPRCSSRRTIQNSLVQQLSLNVPKIKSDDEVAMILLQTLLARKFVLFLDNVSEYIDIPMVGIPVGNLDNDYMIILTTRSVNICEAMEVDRIIEAEVLTREESLQLFRFHVGHLMDSEDIEPYGRAIVNECSGLPLVIKVAGSALRMDDSIFAWKHTLKEILLTNSLRVLKIGYDRLKDNDNRSSFLYTALFTESKAVKISSLIEYLVDEGIVAGSTSDARRRGHDIIKHLIDVSLLQCSNDGLMVEMHGFLHDLALVILSDAKGLQMLLSRYFRSILSQKNLLSLISNPTFVQPESSEREKVSPSDGHRSILKAGEDLSEPPLEEAWEEAKMVFLMDNTLSNLPKRPACSKLLTLFLQRNSSLRVIPPSFFENMSSLQILNLSKTRIKSLPQSLSKLECLQVLILRNCERLLFLPPAIVALKNLLVLDVHGTEICQLPDQICELVCLVHLEVCFYGSMDEDECAMLPSQLISKGIFSKLIKLKELSINVYPGDPRWSKIASDVTTEVSNLKLCSLSFHFPEAKHLEYFINASPAWLHRTLTRFDFVVGHDVKRVVSRVSDDLEHEYHQQDRCLRFVDGDDMPDAVRKVLSQATAFYVDHHLTAQSLTQFGRATINDLKFCVVRDCPKLKAIVNTTKLTGNCFPFLELLSIHNSWNLSWIWMGPVRAGSLSMLKRISIHSCPKLEFILCRSMVAVLSNLEELIVEDCQSLKNVIRNKDQSSADDDSDFSESNVADFNSISGDVVAKDQMEVDPPDSAELRIKVLKLHYLPKLVNIWDGGDFPCLEYFSVYNCPRLKNLGLKYQDEVTIKEIKAETCWWNGLEWGDPALLPKLQVRFKEIQPDDIWDTT, encoded by the exons ATGGAGAAGATGAGTAGCAAGGAGAAAGGTGTGGCTAGCAACAg AAAATCTTATGAGCACTTATGGCAACAGGATCGAAATTCCCCAATCAAACGTAAACGAAGCAACCCACAAACAACCGA GGTTGTCGTTCCGGAACTTTTGGATGATGGATATTCTTGGAGGAAATACGGGCAAAAAGAGATATTGGGATCGAAATATCCACG GAGCTATTTTAGATGTACATATAAGGAAGAAGGTTGTGCGGCTGTGAAGAAGGTGCAGAGAATTGATGATGGCGATGCTTACCAAATTTCCTATAAGGGCCTCCATACTTGCTCTAATGGAAAAAAGATTATGC GAAGCACCAGTGGAGCCTCAGACTCACAACCTTTCAAGATATCCTTTGGCATGGATGAATACAGGCCACTGGAAGTTCCAACTGCATTGACAATGACAGAGTCCTTTACTATTACAGGAATTCCGTTTTTTGGTTCAAAAGGCACCAATACTCCTGATAGCGAGAGAGAAGCATTGAAAAGTTCTCAAATTCACAATGCTGATGTAACTAATCAAACTAGACAAGAAGAATCCATCATACCATTAACTACTATCTCTAATAAATCAAGTAAGCCGGTATCAACTGACTCAACGTTTAGTGAAAATGACAAGAGAAAGAAAGAGGGAGAAATCAAAACCAGTTCGACTCATTGTCGCTTGAGAAATTTAGGAGGGGACCCGGACTTCAATTCTTTGCCAACAGTGAAGTACAGTGCATCAACTGATTGCAATCTGCAAAAATTACTATCAGCTTTCAGGGATGTAGAAGTCAAGAAGATCGGCATATGTGGAACTGGTGGTATAGGGAAAACAACATTGATGAAATCATTTCTCTCACGCAATTTTATAAAGAGGTTGTTTGACTTGGTTCTTTGGGTGACTATACCAAGATGTTCTTCTCGAAGAACAATACAGAATTCATTAGTTCAGCAGTTATCTTTAAATGTGCCAAAGATCAAGTCTGATGATGAAGTTGCTATGATCCTTCTTCAGACTCTTCTAGCAAGAAAGTTCGTTTTGTTTTTAGATAACGTATCGGAGTATATCGATATTCCAATGGTGGGAATTCCTGTCGGCAATCTAGATAATGACTATATGATAATATTGACTACCAGATCAGTCAATATTTGTGAAGCCATGGAAGTGGATAGAATTATCGAAGCTGAGGTTTTAACTAGGGAAGAATCATTACAATTGTTCCGTTTTCATGTGGGTCATCTCATGGATTCTGAAGATATTGAGCCCTATGGTCGGGCAATTGTTAATGAGTGTTCTGGTTTACCATTGGTGATTAAAGTTGCTGGAAGTGCCTTGAGAATGGATGATAGTATTTTTGCATGGAAGCATACATTAAAGGAAATATTATTGACAAATAGCCTCCGGGTACTCAAAATTGGATATGATAGGCTCAAAGATAATGACAATAGAAGTTCCTTTCTCTATACCGCCTTATTCACAGAAAGCAAAGCGGTTAAAATTTCTTCTCTGATAGAGTACTTGGTGGATGAAGGAATTGTTGCAGGGAGTACCTCTGATGCACGTAGAAGAGGACATGATATTATTAAACATCTCATTGACGTCTCTTTGTTACAGTGCAGTAATGATGGTTTGATGGTTGAAATGCATGGTTTTCTACACGATTTGGCATTAGTAATCCTGTCAGATGCAAAAGGGTTACAAATGCTATTGAGTCGTTATTTTAGGTCAATACTGTCACAGAAAAATCTTCTGTCTCTCATAAGCAATCCCACATTTGTGCAACCCGAAAGTAGCGAAAGAGAAAAGGTCTCACCTTCAGACGGCCACCGTTCTATTCTAAAAGCAGGTGAGGATCTCAGTGAACCACCTTTGGAGGAAGCATGGGAAGAAGCAAAGATGGTCTTTTTGATGGACAATACATTGTCGAATCTACCAAAAAGGCCTGCCTGCTCAAAATTATTAACATTGTTCCTCCAACGAAATAGCAGCTTGAGAGTCATTCCTCCATCTTTCTTCGAGAATATGTCTTCTCTGCAAATTCTGAACCTGTCCAAAACCAGAATAAAATCTTTACCACAGTCCCTGTCAAAACTTGAATGCTTACAGGTATTGATACTCCGGAACTGTGAACGTTTGCTTTTTCTTCCCCCTGCAATTGTGGCTCTTAAAAATCTCTTAGTTCTTGATGTACACGGTACAGAAATATGCCAGCTTCCTGATCAAATATGTGAGTTGGTTTGTTTAGTTCACCTGGAAGTATGCTTTTATGGATCCATGGATGAGGATGAATGTGCCATGCTGCCATCACAGTTGATCTCAAAGGGTATATTTTCCAAACTTATTAAGTTAAAGGAGCTCAGCATTAATGTATATCCGGGAGATCCAAGATGGAGTAAGATTGCATCAGATGTAACAACTGAAGTGAGCAACTTAAAATTATGTTCCCTGTCTTTCCACTTTCCTGAAGCCAAACATCTCGAGTATTTCATCAATGCAAGTCCAGCTTGGCTGCACCGAACTTTGACTCGCTTCGATTTTGTTGTGGGCCATGATGTCAAGCGTGTTGTCTCTCGTGTTTCTGATGACCTTGAACACGAGTATCATCAACAAGACCGGTGCTTGAGGTTTGTTGATGGTGATGATATGCCTGATGCAGTTCGTAAAGTGCTTTCTCAAGCTACAGCATTCTACGTCGATCATCACCTAACTGCTCAGTCCTTGACACAGTTCGGACGGGCTACTATCAATGATCTAAAGTTCTGTGTAGTGAGAGATTGCCCGAAACTAAAAGCAATAGTAAACACCACAAAACTGACAGGAAATTGCTTCCCGTTTCTGGAGCTCTTAAGCATCCACAATTCTTGGAACTTGAGTTGGATTTGGATGGGTCCTGTTCGAGCTGGAAGTCTATCGATGCTGAAACGAATATCAATACATTCTTGCCCAAAACTAGAATTCATTCTGTGTCGTTCCATGGTTGCTGTTCTTTCCAACTTAGAGGAGTTGATTGTTGAGGATTGTCAATCTTTGAAAAATGTCATTAGAAACAAGGATCAGAGTTCTGCTGATGATGACAGTGACTTTTCTGAATCTAATGTTGCCGATTTCAACTCCATTAGTGGAGATGTTGTTGCAAAAGACCAAATGGAGGTTGACCCTCCTGATTCTGCAGAACTTAGGATAAAGGTACTGAAACTTCATTATCTTCCCAAATTGGTCAACATTTGGGATGGTGGTGATTTTCCCTGTTTAGAGTATTTCAGCGTCTATAATTGTCCTAGATTGAAGAATCTGGGTCTAAAATATCAAGACGAGGTCACCATAAAGGAGATCAAAGCTGAAACTTGCTGGTGGAATGGTTTGGAATGGGGAGATCCTGCATTGCTACCAAAACTACAGGTTCGTTTTAAGGAAATCCAGCCTGATGATATATGGGACACCACGTAG
- the LOC110800143 gene encoding probable disease resistance protein At4g27220 isoform X2, translating to MEKMSSKEKGVASNRKSYEHLWQQDRNSPIKRKRSNPQTTEVVVPELLDDGYSWRKYGQKEILGSKYPRSYFRCTYKEEGCAAVKKVQRIDDGDAYQISYKGLHTCSNGKKIMPGSTSGASDSQPFKISFGMDEYRPLEVPTALTMTESFTITGIPFFGSKGTNTPDSEREALKSSQIHNADVTNQTRQEESIIPLTTISNKSSKPVSTDSTFSENDKRKKEGEIKTSSTHCRLRNLGGDPDFNSLPTVKYSASTDCNLQKLLSAFRDVEVKKIGICGTGGIGKTTLMKSFLSRNFIKRLFDLVLWVTIPRCSSRRTIQNSLVQQLSLNVPKIKSDDEVAMILLQTLLARKFVLFLDNVSEYIDIPMVGIPVGNLDNDYMIILTTRSVNICEAMEVDRIIEAEVLTREESLQLFRFHVGHLMDSEDIEPYGRAIVNECSGLPLVIKVAGSALRMDDSIFAWKHTLKEILLTNSLRVLKIGYDRLKDNDNRSSFLYTALFTESKAVKISSLIEYLVDEGIVAGSTSDARRRGHDIIKHLIDVSLLQCSNDGLMVEMHGFLHDLALVILSDAKGLQMLLSRYFRSILSQKNLLSLISNPTFVQPESSEREKVSPSDGHRSILKAGEDLSEPPLEEAWEEAKMVFLMDNTLSNLPKRPACSKLLTLFLQRNSSLRVIPPSFFENMSSLQILNLSKTRIKSLPQSLSKLECLQVLILRNCERLLFLPPAIVALKNLLVLDVHGTEICQLPDQICELVCLVHLEVCFYGSMDEDECAMLPSQLISKGIFSKLIKLKELSINVYPGDPRWSKIASDVTTEVSNLKLCSLSFHFPEAKHLEYFINASPAWLHRTLTRFDFVVGHDVKRVVSRVSDDLEHEYHQQDRCLRFVDGDDMPDAVRKVLSQATAFYVDHHLTAQSLTQFGRATINDLKFCVVRDCPKLKAIVNTTKLTGNCFPFLELLSIHNSWNLSWIWMGPVRAGSLSMLKRISIHSCPKLEFILCRSMVAVLSNLEELIVEDCQSLKNVIRNKDQSSADDDSDFSESNVADFNSISGDVVAKDQMEVDPPDSAELRIKVLKLHYLPKLVNIWDGGDFPCLEYFSVYNCPRLKNLGLKYQDEVTIKEIKAETCWWNGLEWGDPALLPKLQVRFKEIQPDDIWDTT from the exons ATGGAGAAGATGAGTAGCAAGGAGAAAGGTGTGGCTAGCAACAg AAAATCTTATGAGCACTTATGGCAACAGGATCGAAATTCCCCAATCAAACGTAAACGAAGCAACCCACAAACAACCGA GGTTGTCGTTCCGGAACTTTTGGATGATGGATATTCTTGGAGGAAATACGGGCAAAAAGAGATATTGGGATCGAAATATCCACG GAGCTATTTTAGATGTACATATAAGGAAGAAGGTTGTGCGGCTGTGAAGAAGGTGCAGAGAATTGATGATGGCGATGCTTACCAAATTTCCTATAAGGGCCTCCATACTTGCTCTAATGGAAAAAAGATTATGC CAGGAAGCACCAGTGGAGCCTCAGACTCACAACCTTTCAAGATATCCTTTGGCATGGATGAATACAGGCCACTGGAAGTTCCAACTGCATTGACAATGACAGAGTCCTTTACTATTACAGGAATTCCGTTTTTTGGTTCAAAAGGCACCAATACTCCTGATAGCGAGAGAGAAGCATTGAAAAGTTCTCAAATTCACAATGCTGATGTAACTAATCAAACTAGACAAGAAGAATCCATCATACCATTAACTACTATCTCTAATAAATCAAGTAAGCCGGTATCAACTGACTCAACGTTTAGTGAAAATGACAAGAGAAAGAAAGAGGGAGAAATCAAAACCAGTTCGACTCATTGTCGCTTGAGAAATTTAGGAGGGGACCCGGACTTCAATTCTTTGCCAACAGTGAAGTACAGTGCATCAACTGATTGCAATCTGCAAAAATTACTATCAGCTTTCAGGGATGTAGAAGTCAAGAAGATCGGCATATGTGGAACTGGTGGTATAGGGAAAACAACATTGATGAAATCATTTCTCTCACGCAATTTTATAAAGAGGTTGTTTGACTTGGTTCTTTGGGTGACTATACCAAGATGTTCTTCTCGAAGAACAATACAGAATTCATTAGTTCAGCAGTTATCTTTAAATGTGCCAAAGATCAAGTCTGATGATGAAGTTGCTATGATCCTTCTTCAGACTCTTCTAGCAAGAAAGTTCGTTTTGTTTTTAGATAACGTATCGGAGTATATCGATATTCCAATGGTGGGAATTCCTGTCGGCAATCTAGATAATGACTATATGATAATATTGACTACCAGATCAGTCAATATTTGTGAAGCCATGGAAGTGGATAGAATTATCGAAGCTGAGGTTTTAACTAGGGAAGAATCATTACAATTGTTCCGTTTTCATGTGGGTCATCTCATGGATTCTGAAGATATTGAGCCCTATGGTCGGGCAATTGTTAATGAGTGTTCTGGTTTACCATTGGTGATTAAAGTTGCTGGAAGTGCCTTGAGAATGGATGATAGTATTTTTGCATGGAAGCATACATTAAAGGAAATATTATTGACAAATAGCCTCCGGGTACTCAAAATTGGATATGATAGGCTCAAAGATAATGACAATAGAAGTTCCTTTCTCTATACCGCCTTATTCACAGAAAGCAAAGCGGTTAAAATTTCTTCTCTGATAGAGTACTTGGTGGATGAAGGAATTGTTGCAGGGAGTACCTCTGATGCACGTAGAAGAGGACATGATATTATTAAACATCTCATTGACGTCTCTTTGTTACAGTGCAGTAATGATGGTTTGATGGTTGAAATGCATGGTTTTCTACACGATTTGGCATTAGTAATCCTGTCAGATGCAAAAGGGTTACAAATGCTATTGAGTCGTTATTTTAGGTCAATACTGTCACAGAAAAATCTTCTGTCTCTCATAAGCAATCCCACATTTGTGCAACCCGAAAGTAGCGAAAGAGAAAAGGTCTCACCTTCAGACGGCCACCGTTCTATTCTAAAAGCAGGTGAGGATCTCAGTGAACCACCTTTGGAGGAAGCATGGGAAGAAGCAAAGATGGTCTTTTTGATGGACAATACATTGTCGAATCTACCAAAAAGGCCTGCCTGCTCAAAATTATTAACATTGTTCCTCCAACGAAATAGCAGCTTGAGAGTCATTCCTCCATCTTTCTTCGAGAATATGTCTTCTCTGCAAATTCTGAACCTGTCCAAAACCAGAATAAAATCTTTACCACAGTCCCTGTCAAAACTTGAATGCTTACAGGTATTGATACTCCGGAACTGTGAACGTTTGCTTTTTCTTCCCCCTGCAATTGTGGCTCTTAAAAATCTCTTAGTTCTTGATGTACACGGTACAGAAATATGCCAGCTTCCTGATCAAATATGTGAGTTGGTTTGTTTAGTTCACCTGGAAGTATGCTTTTATGGATCCATGGATGAGGATGAATGTGCCATGCTGCCATCACAGTTGATCTCAAAGGGTATATTTTCCAAACTTATTAAGTTAAAGGAGCTCAGCATTAATGTATATCCGGGAGATCCAAGATGGAGTAAGATTGCATCAGATGTAACAACTGAAGTGAGCAACTTAAAATTATGTTCCCTGTCTTTCCACTTTCCTGAAGCCAAACATCTCGAGTATTTCATCAATGCAAGTCCAGCTTGGCTGCACCGAACTTTGACTCGCTTCGATTTTGTTGTGGGCCATGATGTCAAGCGTGTTGTCTCTCGTGTTTCTGATGACCTTGAACACGAGTATCATCAACAAGACCGGTGCTTGAGGTTTGTTGATGGTGATGATATGCCTGATGCAGTTCGTAAAGTGCTTTCTCAAGCTACAGCATTCTACGTCGATCATCACCTAACTGCTCAGTCCTTGACACAGTTCGGACGGGCTACTATCAATGATCTAAAGTTCTGTGTAGTGAGAGATTGCCCGAAACTAAAAGCAATAGTAAACACCACAAAACTGACAGGAAATTGCTTCCCGTTTCTGGAGCTCTTAAGCATCCACAATTCTTGGAACTTGAGTTGGATTTGGATGGGTCCTGTTCGAGCTGGAAGTCTATCGATGCTGAAACGAATATCAATACATTCTTGCCCAAAACTAGAATTCATTCTGTGTCGTTCCATGGTTGCTGTTCTTTCCAACTTAGAGGAGTTGATTGTTGAGGATTGTCAATCTTTGAAAAATGTCATTAGAAACAAGGATCAGAGTTCTGCTGATGATGACAGTGACTTTTCTGAATCTAATGTTGCCGATTTCAACTCCATTAGTGGAGATGTTGTTGCAAAAGACCAAATGGAGGTTGACCCTCCTGATTCTGCAGAACTTAGGATAAAGGTACTGAAACTTCATTATCTTCCCAAATTGGTCAACATTTGGGATGGTGGTGATTTTCCCTGTTTAGAGTATTTCAGCGTCTATAATTGTCCTAGATTGAAGAATCTGGGTCTAAAATATCAAGACGAGGTCACCATAAAGGAGATCAAAGCTGAAACTTGCTGGTGGAATGGTTTGGAATGGGGAGATCCTGCATTGCTACCAAAACTACAGGTTCGTTTTAAGGAAATCCAGCCTGATGATATATGGGACACCACGTAG